The Vidua macroura isolate BioBank_ID:100142 chromosome 27, ASM2450914v1, whole genome shotgun sequence genome includes a window with the following:
- the MSL1 gene encoding male-specific lethal 1 homolog isoform X1 has translation MERRVQLVKKDSEREKHRIFQGFEVDEKPEAEACEKLPLECPQDLLEPPPTLQPKHFPYGRNGKGHKRKPAFGSTERKTPVKKLVSEFSKVKSKTPKHSPGKEESGGSLAETVCKRELRSQETPEKPRSLLETPLRASAPPKGPGTLPKEKGFASEADDLPYLSTTEMYLCRWHQPPPSPLREPSPKKEETVAIPSWRDHVVEPLRDPNPSDLLENLDDSVFSKRHAKLELDEKRRKRWDIQRIREQRILQRLQLRMYKRKGIQESEPEVTSFFPEPDDVESLLITPYLPVVAFGRPLPKLAPQNFELPWLDERSRCRLEVQKKQTPHRTCRK, from the exons ATGGAAAGGCGGGTGCAGCTGGTGAAGAAGGACAGCGAGCGGGAGAAGCACCGCATCTTCCAGGGCTTTGAGGTGGATGAGAAGCCGGAGGCAGAGGCATGTGAGAAGCTGCCTCTGGAGTGTCcccaggacctgctggagcCTCCCCCGACCCTGCAGCCCAAGCACTTCCCCTACGGCAGGAACGGGAAGGGGCATAAAAG gaAGCCAGCGTTTGGGAGCACGGAGAGGAAGACGCCTGTTAAAAAACTAGTGTCCGAGTTCTCCAAAGTGAAGAGTAAAACTCCAAAACACTCCCCGGGGAAGGAGGAATCGGGCGGCTCCTTGGCTGAAACTGTTTGTAAACGAGAACTGCGGAGCCAAGAGACTCCGGAAAAACCCCGGTCGCTCCTGGAGACCCCACTCAGAGCATCAGCCCCGCCGAAGGGCCCCGGCACCCTCCCCAAGGAGAAAGGCTTTGCCAGCGAGGCCGACGACCTGCCCTATCTGTCCACCACAGAAATGTACTTGTGCCGCTGGCACCAGCCGCCCCCATCGCCGCTGCGGGAACCTTCTCCCAAAAAGGAGGAGACTGTAGCAA TTCCGTCTTGGAGGGACCATGTCGTGGAGCCCCTGAGAGACCCCAACCCCTCGGACCTCCTGGAG AACCTGGATGACAGCGTCTTTTCCAAACGGCACGCAAAGCTGGAGCTGGATGAGAAACGAAGGAAAAG GTGGGACATCCAGCGGATCAGGGAACAGAGAATCCTACAGCGGCTGCAGCTCCGAATGTACAAAAGGAAAGGGATTCAGGAGTCGGAACCTGAAGTTACCTCATTTTTCCCTGAGCCAGATGATG TGGAAAGTTTGCTCATCACCCCTTACCTGCCCGTTGTCGCCTTTGGCCGGCCCTTGCCCAAACTGGCCCCACA GAACTTCGAGCTGCCGTGGCTGGACGAGCGCAGCCGCTGCCGGCTGGAGGTGCAGAAGAAGCAGACGCCGCACCGGACCTGTCGGAAATGA
- the MSL1 gene encoding male-specific lethal 1 homolog isoform X2, producing MGAGGGSPGQAACLRQILLLQLDLIEQQQQQLQAKERQIEELRAERDTLLARIERMERRVQLVKKDSEREKHRIFQGFEVDEKPEAEACEKLPLECPQDLLEPPPTLQPKHFPYGRNGKGHKRKPAFGSTERKTPVKKLVSEFSKVKSKTPKHSPGKEESGGSLAETVCKRELRSQETPEKPRSLLETPLRASAPPKGPGTLPKEKGFASEADDLPYLSTTEMYLCRWHQPPPSPLREPSPKKEETVAIPSWRDHVVEPLRDPNPSDLLENLDDSVFSKRHAKLELDEKRRKRWDIQRIREQRILQRLQLRMYKRKGIQESEPEVTSFFPEPDDVESLLITPYLPVVAFGRPLPKLAPQNFELPWLDERSRCRLEVQKKQTPHRTCRK from the exons ATGGGCGCCGGCGGAGGGTCGCCCGGGCAGGCCGCCTGCCTGCGGcagatcctgctgctccagctggacctgatcgagcagcagcagcagcagctgcaggccaAGGAGCGGCAGATCGAGGAGCTCCGGGCCGAGCGCGACACG CTCCTGGCGCGGATCGAGCGCATGGAAAGGCGGGTGCAGCTGGTGAAGAAGGACAGCGAGCGGGAGAAGCACCGCATCTTCCAGGGCTTTGAGGTGGATGAGAAGCCGGAGGCAGAGGCATGTGAGAAGCTGCCTCTGGAGTGTCcccaggacctgctggagcCTCCCCCGACCCTGCAGCCCAAGCACTTCCCCTACGGCAGGAACGGGAAGGGGCATAAAAG gaAGCCAGCGTTTGGGAGCACGGAGAGGAAGACGCCTGTTAAAAAACTAGTGTCCGAGTTCTCCAAAGTGAAGAGTAAAACTCCAAAACACTCCCCGGGGAAGGAGGAATCGGGCGGCTCCTTGGCTGAAACTGTTTGTAAACGAGAACTGCGGAGCCAAGAGACTCCGGAAAAACCCCGGTCGCTCCTGGAGACCCCACTCAGAGCATCAGCCCCGCCGAAGGGCCCCGGCACCCTCCCCAAGGAGAAAGGCTTTGCCAGCGAGGCCGACGACCTGCCCTATCTGTCCACCACAGAAATGTACTTGTGCCGCTGGCACCAGCCGCCCCCATCGCCGCTGCGGGAACCTTCTCCCAAAAAGGAGGAGACTGTAGCAA TTCCGTCTTGGAGGGACCATGTCGTGGAGCCCCTGAGAGACCCCAACCCCTCGGACCTCCTGGAG AACCTGGATGACAGCGTCTTTTCCAAACGGCACGCAAAGCTGGAGCTGGATGAGAAACGAAGGAAAAG GTGGGACATCCAGCGGATCAGGGAACAGAGAATCCTACAGCGGCTGCAGCTCCGAATGTACAAAAGGAAAGGGATTCAGGAGTCGGAACCTGAAGTTACCTCATTTTTCCCTGAGCCAGATGATG TGGAAAGTTTGCTCATCACCCCTTACCTGCCCGTTGTCGCCTTTGGCCGGCCCTTGCCCAAACTGGCCCCACA GAACTTCGAGCTGCCGTGGCTGGACGAGCGCAGCCGCTGCCGGCTGGAGGTGCAGAAGAAGCAGACGCCGCACCGGACCTGTCGGAAATGA
- the THRA gene encoding thyroid hormone receptor alpha: protein MEQKPSTLDLLSEPEDTRWLDGKRKRKSSQCLVKSSMSGYIPSYLDKDEQCVVCGDKATGYHYRCITCEGCKGFFRRTIQKNLHPTYSCKYDGCCVIDKITRNQCQLCRFKKCISVGMAMDLVLDDSKRVAKRKLIEENRERRRKEEMIKSLQHRPNPSAEEWELIHVVTEAHRSTNAQGSHWKQKRKFLPEDIGQSPMASMPDGDKVDLEAFSEFTKIITPAITRVVDFAKKLPMFSELPCEDQIILLKGCCMEIMSLRAAVRYDPESETLTLSGEMAVKREQLKNGGLGVVSDAIFDLGKSLSAFNLDDTEVALLQAVLLMSSDRTGLICVEKIEKCQETYLLAFEHYINYRKHNIPHFWPKLLMKVTDLRMIGACHASRFLHMKVECPTELFPPLFLEVFEDQEV, encoded by the exons GTGGCTGGATGGGAAGCGCAAAAGAAAGAGCAGCCAATGTTTGGTGAAGAGCAGCATGTCAG GGTACATCCCTAGTTACCTGGACAAAGATGAacagtgtgtggtgtgtgggGACAAGGCCACCGGCTACCACTACCGCTGCATCACCTGCGAGGGCTGCAAG GGATTTTTCCGTCGGACCATCCAGAAGAACTTGCACCCCACCTACTCCTGCAAATACGATGGGTGCTGCGTCATCGACAAGATCACCCGCAaccagtgccagctctgccgCTTCAAGAAGTGCATCTCCGTGGGCATGGCCATGGACC TGGTGCTGGATGACTCCAAGCGGGTAGCCAAGCGGAAGCTGATCGAGGAGaaccgggagcggcggcggaaGGAGGAGATGATCAAATCCCTGCAGCACCGCCCCAACCCCAGCGCCGAGGAGTGGGAGCTGATCCACGTTGTGACAGAAGCCCACCGCAGCACCAATGCCCAGGGCAGCCACTGGAAGCAGAAGCGGAAATTCCTG CCTGAGGACATCGGCCAGTCCCCTATGGCCTCCATGCCCGACGGGGACAAAGTCGACCTGGAGGCGTTCAGTGAGTTTACAAAAATCATCACCCCGGCCATCACCCGCGTGGTCGACTTTGCCAAAAAACTGCCCATGTTTTCAGAG CTGCCTTGCGAGGACCAGATCATCCTGCTGAAGGGGTGCTGCATGGAGATCATGTCGCTGCGGGCGGCCGTGCGCTACGACCCCGAGAGCGAGACGCTGACGCTGAGCGGGGAGATGGCAGTGAAACGTGAGCAGCTCAAGAACGGCGGCCTCGGCGTCGTCTCCGATGCCATCTTCGACCTGGGCAAGTCCCTCTCTGCCTTCAACCTGGATGACACCGAGGtggccctgctccaggctgtgctgctcatGTCCTCAG ACCGGACGGGGCTGATCTGCGTGGAGAAGATCGAGAAGTGCCAGGAGACGTATCTGCTGGCCTTTGAGCACTACATCAACTACCGCAAACACAACATTCCCCACTTCTGGCCCAAGCTGCTGATGAAGGTGACGGATCTGCGGATGATCGGCGCCTGCCACGCCAGCCGCTTCCTGCACATGAAGGTGGAGTGTCCCACCGAGCTCTTCCCCCCCCTCTTCCTCGAGGTCTTCGAGGACCAGGAGGTGTAG
- the NR1D1 gene encoding nuclear receptor subfamily 1 group D member 1 translates to MAAPEAGSTGGVISYVGSSGASPTRTSPVSLCSDSSNGSSQSGSQPFPTYFPPSPTGSLQDSRAYGGATLAPHEDGSPSSSSSSSSSTSSSSYSSSVNFPGVQPVPADERRRSSPSKGGSTVTKLNGMVLLCKVCGDVASGFHYGVHACEGCKGFFRRSIQQNIQYKKCLKNENCSIVRINRNRCQQCRFKKCLLVGMSRDAVRFGRIPKREKQRMLAEMQSAMGGMASAPPPMPGPGEGPAAGGGHAPPPGPPPLAPPACFSQFPQQLTPPRSPSPGGATEDVIAQVAKAHKEIFIYAHDKLGPPPACDSGLLRWDAPPAWAPGPPEPRLCPAAYPEPPAPRGCPWPRGPKDVLPACPMNSHVPGRSGRSVQEIWEDFSLSFTPAVREVVEFAKHIPGFQALSQHDQVTLLKAGTFEVLMVRFASLFDVKEQTVTFMSRTRYGLEELWAMGMGDLLGAMFDFSEKLSALELSDEELGLFTAVVLVSADRSGMEDTASVEQLQETLLRALRALVLKTRPAETSRFTKLLLKLPDLRTLNNLHSEKLLSFRIDAQ, encoded by the exons ATGGCGGCCCCCGAGGCCGGCAGCACAG GTGGGGTGATCAGCTACGTGGGCTCCAGCGGCGCCTCTCCCACCCGCAccagccccgtgtccctctgCAGCGACAGCTCCAACGGCAGCTCCCAGTCGGGCTCGCAGCCCTTCCCCACGTACTTCCCACCGTCGCCCACCGGCTCCCTCCAGGATTCCCGCGCCTATGGCGGAGCCACGCTGGCCCCCCATGAAGACggctccccttcctcctcctcgtcatcctcctcctccacctcctcttcctcgtACAGCTCCTCGGTGAATTTCCCCGGGGTGCAGCCGGTCCCCGCAGACGAGCGGCGCCGCAGCTCGCCGAGCAAAGGCGGCAGCACCGTCACGA AGCTCAACGGGATGGTGCTGCTCTGCAAGGTCTGCGGGGACGTCGCCTCCGGCTTCCACTACGGCGTGCACGCCTGCGAGGGCTGCAAG GGCTTCTTCCGCCGCAGCATCCAGCAGAACATCCAGTACAAGAAGTGCCTCAAGAACGAGAACTGCTCTATCGTCCGCATCAACCGCAACCGCTGCCAGCAATGCCGCTTCAAGAAGTGCCTGCTGGTCGGCATGTCCCGTGATG CCGTGCGCTTCGGGCGCATCCCCAAGCGGGAGAAGCAGCGGATGCTGGCGGAGATGCAGAGCGCCATGGGCGGCATGGCCAGCGCCCCGCCGCCGATGCCGGGGCCCGGCGAGGGTCCCGCCGCGGGCGGGGGCCACGCACCACCCCCCGGACCCCCGCCGCTCGCCCCCCCGGCCTGCttctcccagttcccccagcaGCTGACGCCGCCCCGCTCGCCCAGCCCCGGGGGGGCCACCGAGGACGTCATCGCGCAGGTGGCCAAGGCCCACAAGGAGATCTTCATCTACGCGCACGACAAGCTGGGACCCCCTCCCGCCTGCGACAGCGGGCTTCTGCGCTGGGACGCGCCCCCCGCCTGGGCCCCCGGCCCCCCCGAGCCCCGGCTGTGCCCCGCCGCCTACCCcgagcccccggccccgcgggggtGCCCCTGGCCCCGCGGCCCCAAGGACGTGCTGCCG GCGTGCCCCATGAACAGCCACGTGCCCGGCCGCAGCGGGCGCTCCGTGCAGGAGATCTGGGAGGATTTCTCCCTCAGCTTCACCCCCGCCGTCCGCGAGGTCGTTGAGTTCGCCAAGCACATTCCCGGCTTCCAGGCGCTCTCCCAGCATGACCAGGTCACCCTGCTCAAGGCTGGCACCTTTGAG GTGCTGATGGTTCGCTTCGCGTCGCTGTTCGACGTGAAGGAGCAGACGGTGACGTTCATGAGCCGCACGCGGTAcgggctggaggagctctgggCCATGGGCATGGGAGACCTGCTCGGGGCCATGTTCGACTTCAGCGAGAAGCTCAGCGCCCTTGAGCTCAGTGATGAGGAGCTGGGGCTCTTCACCGCCGTCGTCCTCGTCTCGGCAG ACCGCTCGGGCATGGAGGACACGGCATcagtggagcagctgcaggagacgCTGCTGCGGGCCCTGCGCGCCCTCGTGCTGAAGACGCGCCCGGCCGAGACCTCGCGCTTCaccaagctgctgctgaagctgccGGACTTGCGCACCCTCAACAACCTCCACTCCGAGAAGCTGCTCTCCTTCCGCATCGACGCCCAGTAG